Sequence from the Maribacter algicola genome:
CTAGGAAATTATCTATTTGCCCTTTTCAGGGATGCGGCCGCCACGGATCAAGTGCGACCCAACCAGAACAATGGTACTTTTGCAGATTTGCCTATGGGAACCTACTATGTACGGGTGCAAAGTGGAGATTGCGAAGTAATTTCGCAAGTGATACAAATCGACGAACCTGCACCCTTAGTGGTAACCCCTGATATTTCGGAAATCAGTTGTTCCGATGCCAACGATGGGGCCGTCACCTTGGATGTCCAAGGAGGCACTGGAGATTATCAATTCGCCATCTCACCCAACCTAAACCAATTTGATGATCAAAACAGTTTTGATGATTTGGAGGAAGGACTGTATATGGTGATAGTACAGGATAGTAATGGCTGTTTTGAAGTAATTGAGTTCGAATTAATTGCTCCTGAGCCATTGGAAATGGAGGCTACCAGTACCCCAGAAGTATGTGCAGGGGATGAAGACGGTACTATTTCTATCGCGGTTACTGGAGGTACAGCACCGTATAGTACTGCCCTAAACTCCAATGAGGAAGATGATTTCATACAAGACCGCCTGCTTTTTGAAAATCTGGCCGGTGGTACTTATATCGTCTTTTTAAGGGATGCCAATGGATGTACTACGAACCAGACCATTATGGTTGAAAACGGTGCCAACCTCAATGCCACGGCAGAGGTAATCTATGAATGTTCCGGGAATACTCCGGACAATAGGATAGCCCTGTCATTGGAAGACCCAAGTGTGGCCGGGGATGTATTATATGCATTGGACTCTACCAATCCCAATGATTATGTATTAGAGCCTGATTTTGCCAATTTGGCTCCCGGAAGTCATTATATTCTATTGGTACATGCCAATGGCTGTACAAACACCATCGACTTTGAGGTGCAAAGTTTTGAACCTCTGCAATTGATTTTAGAACAGAACAATCTAAACGAGATTACGGCGGTGGCATCTGGCGGAAGCGGTGATTACACCTTCTATTTTGGTGATCGAAACAATGGGGAGGACAATACCATTTTTATAACCAGAACGGATACCTATACGGTACGCGTTGTGGATATCTATGGATGTGAAGCGATGGCCACCATTTTCATGGAGTTCATCGATATTGAAATACCCAACTTCTTTACCCCTGATGGGGACGGACAAAATGATCGATGGATTCCTAAAAATATTGAGCAATACCCAGACCTGTTCATCAAGATTTTTGATAGATATGGCCGTGAGGTATATCTACTTGCAGACGATAGGAACGGTTGGGACGGACTATATCAAGATACCGATCTACCAACGGGAGATTACTGGTATATTCTGAAACTAAACGGTGAAGAGGACAAGAGGGAATTCATAGGGCATTTTACCCTATATCGTTAAACCTGACCAAATTATAGGTAAAGCCCGTGCACTTGTTCCACGGGCTTTTTTTTTGCAAAAGGCCATTCTTCATTGACTTGATCGATGAAATACCACAAGAATTGGCCCGTTCACAACAAACTCTTGTCTTCCCCTTATATTCCTTTTTTATTTGTGGTTCTAAGATTTACTAAAAAATAAAAAACGTGTACCCTTCAAAGAAGATACTTTTATTGGTACTTTTTTTCATTGTTGGATTTTCCCATGCGCAATTAAGTGATCTGCATTATTTGCCTCCCTTACGACAAGGTCAAAATAACGGGGCCATACAACAGCAGGCCGTATACCTTTCAACACCGGAAACTACGGCGTTTACCGTAGATGTTTATCAAGGTACGAATCCCGTTCCCATTACTTCGTTTACTATTTCCAATGTAGCACCGGCCATCTACAACCTTCCCAATGGGGACAACGATATCACCTTAGTAACCGAAAGCAGCACCGGGGTGGTCTTGAACAATAGTGGACTCAGATTTGAATCTGCGGGAGGGGAAAGGTTTTACGTAAACTATCGGGGCCGTTCCGGATCACAGGCCGCCTCTTTGACCTCCAAGGGCCGGGTAGCTATGGGAACCCGTTTTAAGTGGGGTGGCGTGCCCAATTTGGGCAGTCATGTTTCCAAATCCAATACCTTGGGAATCATGGCAACAGAAGATAATACAACCATTACGCTTTCTGGGTATGACCCAAACTGCGAGTTTCGGGTGGGAAACAACAGAGCTGGAATAACGGCAAATTCCCATACGATAACCTTGGATGCCAATGAATCCTTTGTTTATGAGACCTATATTGGAAACTCACCTACCTTAGCACATGAAAGGGGCTGGATCGGTGCTTCCATCGTGGCCGATAAGGATATCGTTATTAGCAACGGCTCCCTGAATTATGGTAGACAAGTAGGCAATAGCAACAGGGATGCGGGTATTGACCAACCCGTACCGGAAAACCGATTGGGCAAGGAATATATTTTTGTACGGGGAAATGGAAATAGTAATGGATGGACAGAGTTCCCATTAATTATTGCAACTGAGAACAATACCCAGATTTTTGTTAATGGGTCGGCAACACCCATTGCTACCTTGAACGAAGGTGATTTTTTTGAGGTGCCCAGTAGCAACTACTCCTCCAACTCAGTAGGGGCGAACATGTATATTGAAACTTCAAAAGATGTATATGCTTACCAATGTGTAGGAGGGTCAACGGCGGCTTACACCCAAGGCCTGAATTTTGTAGCACCCGTAAATTGTCTTTTGCCAGATACCATGGACAACATTCCCAGCATTACAGATGCGGCCGGAGTTGCCATTACAGGGGGTGTCACCATTATTGCCGCTACCACTACACCGGACGCTAACATAACGGTCACAGATGGCAGCGGAGCCGTTACGCTCCCAGCCTCCTCTCCAGTTGCCGGTACGACGGACTGGAAAACCTTTTACCTTCCCAGTCTAACGGGTAATGTAAGTGTGCAGTCCACCGGCCCCATAGCCGTTGGTTTTTTCGGTTTCAATGGAGCAAGGGGTCTAGCCGGATATTATTCGGGTTTTGATACCGTTCCCAATATCAATCTACAAATTACAGGAAACAGTTGCCTTCCAGGCGCTATATTGGAAATCGCATCAGGTGAAATCTTCGATGCCTACCAATGGTACAGCGATGGAACTTTGATCCCGGGTGCCACTTCTTCTTCCTATACGGCAATAACGGCGGGAGACTATTACCTAAGGGTAACGCGAGGACCCTGCAGTTATGATTCAAACTCCATATCGGTATATTATTGTAACCCCGATATTGTGCTCAATAAGACTGCGGATATTACGACCGTATCGGAAGGTAATAATGTAACTTTTACCATCACGGTAGAAAACTTGGGCATTGACCCGGCGACCAATCTGGTTGTTTCAGACCCCATACCATCCGGACTTTCCATTCTTTCCACCACTACATCCCAAGGGAGTTGGACAGCTCCCAATTGGAACGTTGGCACTTTAAACAGTGGACAATTGGAAACTCTGACGATTACAGCGGTAGCCGATTCAAACAATTCGGTTGTTCCTGCGGTCTCGGTCACCAATTCCGTCACCAACAGTCAGGATCAAACCGATAATAATATCACTTCGGACAATCCAAACGTAACCGTCATCATTCAAAATGATTTTGACAATGATGGCATTATTGACATTACGGATGAGGACGATGACAACGACGGAATTTTCGATAGTATAGAGTTAAATATATGCGCTGGAGGATTGGACTATGAATTCTATAATCTTTCACCATCAGGGGATACTGTAGATAATATACCAACTTCTGGAGCATTGGCAACGGGAGTTGCGACCAACATCGATGTATCCGGTCTGGCAGCCACCCATACCCCTGGGGATGGGGAAACGTATTCGGTTCGATATACCGGGTATATCGAAATCACCTCGAGCGGCAGCTATACCTTTTTCACCAATTCAGATGATGGCTCCAAATTGTTCATTGATGCCGTTGAGGTTGTAGACAATGACGGATTGCATGGTATGAACGAAGAATCCGGAACCATTACCCTTGCTTCAGGATTTCATTGGCTGGAAATCGTGTTTTTCGAACGCACGGGAGGTGATAATCTCATCGTACAATATCAAGGTCCATCCATAGCCAAACAGAACATACCGTTCTCAATCCTATACCCTGTCTCTTGTGAAAGCGATGCCGATGCTTTCCCGGACCATCTGGATCTTGATGCCGACAATGACACCTGTTCCGATGCCAACGAAGCCTATAGCGACCCCAATACCGATGGAGGCGATGACATGGTCTACGGTTCCGGTGTACCTGCCGTAAACGCCAATGGCACAGTGGTAGCAGCGGCCTACCCTACCCCTGCCGATATGGATACCAATGGCACACCTGAATTCCAAGAAGCAGGAGCCGTACCTACAATCACGGTAGCACCTGTAAATTCGCATACTTTTGTAAACACCGATGACACCTTTTCGTCAACGGATGATGGGGACACCCACCAATGGCAGGTCAGCACGGATGGGGGAACCACATTCAGCAATATTACTGACGGACCCGAATATAGCGGAACAACAACAAACACATTAACCATAATCGCTCCGGAAGTGGACAAGAACGGATATCAGTACCGGGTCCTCATTA
This genomic interval carries:
- a CDS encoding PA14 domain-containing protein, translating into MYPSKKILLLVLFFIVGFSHAQLSDLHYLPPLRQGQNNGAIQQQAVYLSTPETTAFTVDVYQGTNPVPITSFTISNVAPAIYNLPNGDNDITLVTESSTGVVLNNSGLRFESAGGERFYVNYRGRSGSQAASLTSKGRVAMGTRFKWGGVPNLGSHVSKSNTLGIMATEDNTTITLSGYDPNCEFRVGNNRAGITANSHTITLDANESFVYETYIGNSPTLAHERGWIGASIVADKDIVISNGSLNYGRQVGNSNRDAGIDQPVPENRLGKEYIFVRGNGNSNGWTEFPLIIATENNTQIFVNGSATPIATLNEGDFFEVPSSNYSSNSVGANMYIETSKDVYAYQCVGGSTAAYTQGLNFVAPVNCLLPDTMDNIPSITDAAGVAITGGVTIIAATTTPDANITVTDGSGAVTLPASSPVAGTTDWKTFYLPSLTGNVSVQSTGPIAVGFFGFNGARGLAGYYSGFDTVPNINLQITGNSCLPGAILEIASGEIFDAYQWYSDGTLIPGATSSSYTAITAGDYYLRVTRGPCSYDSNSISVYYCNPDIVLNKTADITTVSEGNNVTFTITVENLGIDPATNLVVSDPIPSGLSILSTTTSQGSWTAPNWNVGTLNSGQLETLTITAVADSNNSVVPAVSVTNSVTNSQDQTDNNITSDNPNVTVIIQNDFDNDGIIDITDEDDDNDGIFDSIELNICAGGLDYEFYNLSPSGDTVDNIPTSGALATGVATNIDVSGLAATHTPGDGETYSVRYTGYIEITSSGSYTFFTNSDDGSKLFIDAVEVVDNDGLHGMNEESGTITLASGFHWLEIVFFERTGGDNLIVQYQGPSIAKQNIPFSILYPVSCESDADAFPDHLDLDADNDTCSDANEAYSDPNTDGGDDMVYGSGVPAVNANGTVVAAAYPTPADMDTNGTPEFQEAGAVPTITVAPVNSHTFVNTDDTFSSTDDGDTHQWQVSTDGGTTFSNITDGPEYSGTTTNTLTIIAPEVDKNGYQYRVLITSDTFICGNTVSAPATLTVDPRTVITNRRITIRVNKN